Proteins encoded in a region of the Massilia sp. UMI-21 genome:
- a CDS encoding cytochrome c oxidase subunit 3 has product MSSPHTVPYYFVPGPSRWPMFAGLSLLVTMAGASGWVNSAPWGPAVCLAGIAATLLVLYFWFGDAIGESESGMYGKRIDTSYRWSMSWFIFSEVMFFGAFFGALFYARAVTMPWLADLDHKFIWPDYAPTWGNTGPAGVVDNFQTMGPFPIPTINTALLLLSGVTLTISHHALRAGHRGKTAFWLAATILLGAVFMGFQVYEYMHAYSELNLKLTSGIYGSTFFMLTGFHGFHVTMGAIMLSVILYRVLKGHFTADNHFGFEGAAWYWHFVDVVWLGLYVVVYWL; this is encoded by the coding sequence ATGAGTTCGCCACACACCGTGCCCTACTATTTCGTGCCAGGCCCATCGCGCTGGCCGATGTTCGCCGGCCTTTCGCTGCTGGTGACCATGGCCGGCGCGTCGGGCTGGGTCAACAGCGCCCCGTGGGGGCCGGCAGTGTGCCTGGCCGGCATCGCCGCCACCCTGCTGGTGCTGTACTTCTGGTTCGGCGACGCCATCGGCGAATCCGAATCGGGCATGTACGGCAAGCGCATCGACACCTCCTACCGCTGGTCGATGAGCTGGTTCATCTTCTCGGAAGTGATGTTCTTCGGCGCCTTCTTCGGCGCCCTGTTCTACGCCCGCGCGGTGACCATGCCCTGGCTGGCCGACCTGGACCACAAGTTCATCTGGCCCGACTACGCACCGACCTGGGGCAACACCGGCCCGGCCGGCGTGGTGGACAACTTCCAGACCATGGGCCCGTTCCCGATCCCGACCATCAACACCGCGCTGCTGCTGCTGTCGGGCGTGACCCTGACCATCTCGCACCACGCGCTGCGCGCCGGGCACCGCGGCAAGACCGCGTTCTGGCTCGCCGCCACGATCCTGCTGGGCGCGGTCTTCATGGGCTTCCAGGTCTACGAATACATGCACGCCTATTCGGAACTGAACCTGAAGCTGACCTCGGGCATCTACGGCTCGACTTTCTTCATGCTGACCGGTTTCCACGGCTTCCACGTGACCATGGGCGCGATCATGCTGTCGGTGATCCTGTACCGCGTGCTCAAGGGCCACTTCACGGCGGACAACCACTTTGGTTTCGAAGGCGCCGCCTGGTACTGGCACTTCGTCGATGTCGTGTGGCTGGGCCTGTACGTGGTGGTGTACTGGCTGTAA
- a CDS encoding twin transmembrane helix small protein: protein MKLFVAIAFILILASLGSALFFLMRDKGQSNRTVHALAMRVGLSITLFLCLLGAYKMGWIAPTGIR from the coding sequence ATGAAACTCTTTGTTGCGATTGCCTTCATCCTAATCCTTGCCAGCCTCGGGTCCGCACTGTTTTTCCTGATGCGCGACAAAGGCCAGAGCAACCGTACGGTGCACGCGCTGGCGATGCGCGTCGGCCTGTCGATTACCCTGTTCCTGTGCCTGCTCGGCGCCTACAAGATGGGGTGGATCGCCCCGACCGGTATTCGCTGA
- a CDS encoding SURF1 family protein yields MRFPFHFRPIPFIAALLLAVLGIALGNWQQGRAAQKLAVQEKLAARASQAPVALREAIAGAVPPLADTLEYRRVRVTGEFVAGWPLFLANRPIAGRPGYYLVMPFKIADAKTYVLVIRGWLPREAEYGKLPAFNTPAGTVTIEGTVVASAGHVMDLGKAPPLAPHAIVQNIDPAHAAAATGLLLQSFFVQQTGPDLPGEQDGALLRVWPSPSSGIDKHRGYAFQWYALAVMAVLFFVITGFRSGSRKADASTHGAANLDAGTRDAGD; encoded by the coding sequence ATGCGGTTCCCCTTCCATTTTCGTCCCATTCCCTTTATCGCCGCGCTTCTCCTTGCCGTGCTGGGCATTGCGCTGGGTAACTGGCAACAGGGCAGGGCCGCCCAGAAACTGGCCGTGCAGGAAAAACTCGCCGCGCGCGCCAGCCAGGCGCCCGTGGCGCTGCGCGAGGCGATCGCCGGCGCCGTCCCCCCGCTTGCAGACACGCTCGAATACCGCCGCGTGCGCGTCACCGGGGAATTCGTCGCCGGCTGGCCCCTGTTTCTCGCCAATCGCCCGATCGCCGGACGGCCTGGCTACTACCTCGTGATGCCGTTCAAGATCGCGGATGCGAAGACCTATGTACTGGTGATACGCGGATGGTTGCCGCGCGAGGCGGAATACGGCAAGCTGCCGGCTTTCAACACGCCCGCGGGCACGGTCACCATCGAGGGCACCGTCGTGGCCTCCGCCGGGCACGTGATGGACCTGGGCAAGGCGCCGCCGCTGGCGCCGCATGCCATCGTCCAGAACATCGATCCGGCACACGCGGCGGCCGCCACCGGCCTGCTGCTGCAGAGCTTTTTCGTGCAGCAGACCGGCCCCGACCTGCCGGGCGAGCAGGATGGCGCCTTGCTGCGCGTCTGGCCCTCGCCCTCGAGCGGCATCGACAAGCACCGCGGCTACGCCTTCCAGTGGTATGCACTGGCAGTCATGGCCGTTCTCTTCTTTGTGATAACAGGATTCCGCAGTGGATCAAGAAAAGCTGATGCATCAACACATGGGGCAGCAAACCTCGACGCAGGGACCAGGGATGCAGGCGACTGA
- a CDS encoding cytochrome C oxidase subunit I: MQATDPDKLRRAGRWKLFAVLLVCAAPLILSYLTYYVIKPSGRTNYGTLIDPRTRPIPPMPSTTLDGRPEQLEQYAGKWIMLKVGGGECREACQKQLFAMRQWRLMQGKNMDRIERVWLVLDDQPLDTMTIRQYDGMHLLRAPADTVGKWLPAEPGTQPSEHIYLIDPLGNLMMRFPADPDVRKVYKDIAKLLKASAIG, translated from the coding sequence ATGCAGGCGACTGACCCGGACAAGCTGCGGCGTGCGGGCCGCTGGAAGCTGTTCGCGGTGCTGCTGGTATGCGCGGCGCCGCTGATCCTGTCCTACCTGACCTATTACGTGATCAAGCCGAGCGGGCGCACCAACTACGGTACCCTGATCGATCCGCGCACCCGGCCGATCCCGCCCATGCCCAGCACCACGCTCGACGGCCGCCCGGAACAGCTGGAGCAATACGCGGGCAAGTGGATCATGCTGAAGGTCGGGGGCGGCGAGTGCCGCGAGGCCTGCCAGAAACAGCTGTTCGCGATGCGCCAGTGGCGCCTGATGCAGGGCAAGAACATGGACCGCATCGAACGCGTCTGGCTGGTCCTCGACGACCAGCCGCTCGACACCATGACGATCCGCCAGTACGACGGCATGCACCTGCTGCGCGCGCCGGCCGATACCGTCGGCAAATGGCTGCCGGCCGAGCCGGGCACGCAGCCATCCGAGCACATCTATCTGATCGACCCGCTGGGCAACCTGATGATGCGCTTCCCGGCCGACCCCGACGTTCGTAAGGTCTACAAGGACATTGCCAAGCTGCTCAAGGCGTCCGCGATCGGCTAG
- a CDS encoding COX15/CtaA family protein, whose product MQASSLLHLALMGLLVATLPLSMVWMSSSPNKFRKLVWVAVFLTFDLIVFGGFTRLTDSGLGCPDWPGCYGMANPFLAHEQISAAEAAMPTGPVTVVKAWIEMIHRYLAMGIGVIIMALLITAIVQWRKTRVQAFKPGIPLALFVFVCIQGAFGAWTVTLKLQPVIVTIHLLLGMGLLALLTWLGGREDFLMHPPQAAGNSGGDNAALRGIRRLAILAAVVVTAQIALGGWVSTNYATLACDEFPLCDGRLVPEMDFEHGFHLWRELGKTAAGHYLPFSALVAIHWVHRNFAIVVVAVLGLLAWRAWRHAYLARHARWLAILLFVQLLTGVATVYLDFPLAIAVMHNAGAAALVLLVTMLNYRVKHQLDVNRAT is encoded by the coding sequence ATGCAAGCTTCTTCCCTGTTGCACCTGGCCCTGATGGGCCTGCTCGTGGCGACCCTGCCGCTGTCGATGGTCTGGATGTCATCCAGCCCCAACAAGTTCCGCAAGCTGGTCTGGGTTGCCGTGTTCCTGACCTTCGACCTGATCGTGTTCGGCGGCTTCACCCGCCTGACCGACTCGGGCCTGGGCTGCCCCGACTGGCCGGGCTGCTACGGCATGGCCAACCCGTTCCTGGCGCACGAACAGATCTCGGCCGCCGAGGCGGCCATGCCGACCGGCCCGGTCACCGTGGTCAAGGCCTGGATCGAGATGATCCACCGCTACCTGGCAATGGGCATCGGCGTGATCATCATGGCACTGCTCATCACCGCGATCGTACAGTGGCGCAAGACCAGGGTGCAGGCCTTCAAGCCGGGCATTCCGCTGGCCCTGTTCGTGTTCGTCTGCATCCAGGGCGCCTTCGGCGCCTGGACCGTCACCCTCAAGCTGCAGCCGGTGATCGTCACGATCCACCTGCTGCTGGGCATGGGCCTGCTGGCGCTGCTGACCTGGCTCGGCGGACGCGAAGACTTCCTGATGCATCCGCCCCAGGCCGCCGGCAACAGCGGCGGGGACAACGCGGCGCTGCGCGGCATCCGCCGGCTGGCGATCCTGGCTGCGGTGGTGGTCACGGCCCAGATCGCGCTGGGCGGCTGGGTGAGTACCAACTACGCCACCCTGGCCTGCGACGAATTCCCGCTGTGCGACGGACGCCTGGTGCCGGAAATGGACTTCGAGCACGGCTTCCACCTGTGGCGTGAACTGGGCAAGACCGCGGCCGGCCACTACCTGCCGTTCTCGGCGCTGGTGGCGATCCACTGGGTACACCGCAACTTCGCCATCGTCGTCGTCGCGGTGCTCGGCCTGCTGGCGTGGCGCGCCTGGCGCCACGCCTACCTGGCCAGGCACGCCCGCTGGCTGGCCATCTTGCTGTTCGTGCAACTGCTGACCGGGGTCGCCACCGTCTACCTCGACTTCCCGCTCGCCATTGCAGTAATGCATAACGCGGGGGCGGCGGCGCTGGTCCTGCTGGTGACCATGTTAAACTACCGGGTAAAGCACCAACTCGACGTGAACCGCGCAACGTGA
- a CDS encoding protoheme IX farnesyltransferase: MTTQTALHKAPSRVAQYWALTKPRVTQLAVFCAVIGMFLATDGFPGWQVLVAGTAGIWLLAGAAFAVNCLVEAKIDARMARTARRATAMGELTSSQTILFSAIIGGLGMYVLYAFVNPLTMWLTFVTFVGYAFIYTMLLKPATPQNIVIGGLSGAMPPALGWAAVANDVPMEAWLLVLIIFVWTPPHFWVLAMYRREDYARSGLPMLPITHGMQYTGLQVWLYTIALAATTLLPFAVGMSGLIYLAAAVALNTVFLRHSWRVHKNYSDMAARNAFTWSIIYLSLLFAALLVDHYFKF, encoded by the coding sequence ATGACGACCCAGACAGCCCTCCATAAAGCTCCGAGCCGCGTTGCCCAGTACTGGGCCCTGACCAAACCACGGGTCACGCAGCTGGCCGTGTTCTGCGCGGTGATCGGGATGTTCCTTGCCACCGACGGTTTCCCGGGCTGGCAGGTGCTGGTCGCCGGCACCGCCGGCATCTGGCTGCTGGCCGGCGCCGCCTTTGCCGTGAACTGCCTGGTGGAGGCGAAGATCGATGCGCGCATGGCCCGCACCGCCCGCCGCGCCACCGCGATGGGCGAGCTCACCAGCAGCCAGACGATCCTTTTTTCGGCGATCATCGGCGGCCTGGGCATGTATGTCCTGTACGCTTTCGTCAATCCGCTCACCATGTGGCTGACCTTCGTCACCTTCGTCGGTTACGCCTTCATCTACACCATGCTGCTCAAGCCGGCGACGCCGCAGAACATCGTCATCGGCGGCCTGTCGGGCGCCATGCCGCCGGCCCTGGGCTGGGCCGCGGTGGCCAATGACGTGCCGATGGAAGCCTGGCTGCTGGTGCTCATCATCTTCGTCTGGACGCCGCCGCACTTCTGGGTGCTGGCCATGTACCGGCGCGAGGATTACGCCCGTTCCGGCCTGCCGATGCTGCCGATTACCCACGGCATGCAGTACACCGGCCTGCAGGTGTGGCTGTACACCATCGCGCTGGCGGCCACCACCTTGCTGCCGTTTGCCGTCGGCATGAGCGGCCTGATCTACCTGGCCGCCGCCGTCGCCCTCAACACGGTGTTCCTGCGCCACTCATGGCGCGTGCACAAGAACTACAGCGACATGGCAGCGCGCAACGCCTTTACCTGGTCGATCATTTACTTGTCGCTGCTGTTCGCCGCGCTGCTGGTCGACCATTACTTCAAGTTCTGA
- a CDS encoding SCO family protein has protein sequence MKKLLTAMILSVAVLGAGCDKLSASLSSKTPAFNNTDVTGLDYAKGFSLTDHTGKPRTLQDFKGKVVVLFFGYTQCPDVCPTTMAEMAAVMKELGPSAKDVQVLFVTLDPERDTRELLASYVPAFHPSFIGLYGDKEATARTAKEFKVFYAKTPSGDDPNNYMVDHTAGSYVFDREGKLRLFVRHNGGPGPIAADLRQLL, from the coding sequence ATGAAAAAACTGCTGACTGCAATGATCCTGAGCGTGGCGGTGCTGGGCGCTGGCTGTGACAAGCTGTCCGCCAGCTTGTCGAGCAAGACGCCGGCCTTCAACAACACCGACGTGACCGGCCTCGATTACGCCAAGGGCTTCTCGCTGACCGACCACACCGGCAAGCCGCGCACCTTGCAGGACTTCAAGGGCAAGGTGGTGGTGCTGTTCTTCGGCTATACCCAATGCCCGGACGTGTGCCCCACGACGATGGCCGAGATGGCCGCCGTGATGAAGGAACTCGGCCCCTCGGCCAAGGACGTGCAGGTGCTGTTCGTCACGCTCGACCCGGAGCGCGACACCCGGGAACTGCTGGCTTCCTACGTGCCGGCCTTCCATCCGAGCTTTATCGGCCTGTACGGCGACAAGGAAGCCACCGCGCGCACGGCCAAGGAATTCAAGGTGTTCTACGCCAAGACGCCGTCGGGCGACGATCCGAACAACTACATGGTGGACCACACCGCCGGCAGCTACGTGTTCGATCGCGAAGGCAAGCTGCGCCTGTTCGTGCGCCACAACGGTGGCCCGGGCCCGATCGCGGCCGACCTGCGCCAGTTGCTGTAA
- a CDS encoding AI-2E family transporter encodes MEQGPGRNYTRIAIVVLLTLGCLYVLRPFLAAILFAACVVISSWPLYLRLQAAMRGQRTLAALTMTLSLTLLIIIPLATVAYNLVDDVAQGFLELRTAIEHRELVPPPWVRDIPLLGDTLDTYLRKLVASREEMIALAQRMLEPARRYLIAGGLMLGTGVVQLSLAAFVSFFFYRDGRALLEVVAVTMRRVMGEGAESVSSTVSQTVRGVMYGLLGTALAQALVAAVGFAIAGVPAVPLLSVLVFISSLIPVGPPLIWGGAALWLFLQHETGWAIFMLIWGAFLISGVDNIVRPMLISRGSSLPFLLTLLGVLGGLIAFGFVGMFIGPTLLAVGYSLMTEWTGTPDRVIRQDTDA; translated from the coding sequence ATGGAACAAGGCCCAGGCAGGAACTACACCCGCATCGCGATTGTCGTCCTGCTGACGCTGGGCTGCCTCTACGTCCTCAGGCCCTTCCTGGCGGCGATCCTGTTCGCGGCCTGCGTCGTCATCTCGTCCTGGCCGCTCTACCTGCGCCTGCAGGCGGCCATGCGCGGGCAGCGCACCCTGGCGGCGCTGACCATGACGCTCTCGCTCACCCTGCTCATCATCATTCCGCTGGCAACGGTCGCCTACAATCTGGTCGACGACGTCGCCCAGGGCTTCCTCGAACTGCGCACCGCCATCGAGCACCGCGAACTGGTGCCACCTCCGTGGGTGCGCGACATTCCGCTGCTGGGCGACACGCTCGACACCTACCTGCGCAAGCTGGTCGCCAGCCGCGAAGAAATGATCGCCCTGGCCCAGCGCATGCTGGAACCGGCGCGGCGCTACCTGATCGCCGGCGGCCTGATGCTCGGTACCGGCGTGGTCCAGCTCAGCCTGGCCGCGTTCGTGAGCTTCTTCTTCTATCGCGACGGCAGGGCGCTGCTCGAAGTCGTCGCCGTGACCATGCGCCGCGTGATGGGCGAGGGCGCCGAATCGGTGTCGAGCACGGTGAGCCAGACCGTGCGCGGGGTCATGTACGGCCTGCTCGGGACCGCGCTGGCACAGGCCCTGGTGGCGGCGGTCGGCTTCGCCATCGCGGGGGTGCCGGCGGTGCCGCTGCTGTCGGTGCTGGTCTTCATTTCCTCGCTGATCCCGGTCGGCCCGCCCCTGATCTGGGGTGGCGCCGCCTTGTGGCTGTTCCTGCAGCACGAAACCGGCTGGGCGATCTTCATGCTGATCTGGGGCGCCTTCCTGATCAGCGGGGTCGACAACATCGTGCGTCCGATGCTGATCAGCCGCGGCAGCAGCCTGCCGTTCCTGCTCACCCTGCTGGGCGTGCTGGGCGGCCTCATCGCCTTCGGTTTCGTCGGCATGTTCATCGGCCCGACCCTGCTCGCGGTCGGCTATTCCCTGATGACGGAATGGACCGGGACGCCTGACCGGGTCATCCGCCAGGACACGGACGCTTGA
- a CDS encoding ParD-like family protein → MGIVNIDDEVHDQIRKASSVSCRSINAQAAFWIKIGMLCEMNPTASFNEIVARELKAAGVAPEALKGAGGVPEAVKAAAA, encoded by the coding sequence ATGGGTATCGTTAACATCGACGACGAAGTGCATGACCAGATCCGCAAGGCCAGCAGCGTCTCCTGCCGCTCGATCAATGCCCAGGCGGCGTTCTGGATCAAGATCGGCATGCTGTGCGAAATGAATCCGACCGCGAGCTTCAACGAGATCGTCGCGCGCGAACTCAAGGCGGCCGGGGTAGCACCCGAGGCGCTCAAGGGAGCAGGGGGCGTACCCGAGGCCGTGAAGGCGGCGGCCGCATGA
- the map gene encoding type I methionyl aminopeptidase — translation MIKRPEEIALMAESGRLLAGVFAHLDSLSLIGMSTMQVNDLVDRFIVESLGARPASKGQYGYAYALNASRNHVVCHGVPSDTEILHSGDIVNLDITLEKNGYIADSSKTYLVGQVAAPARRLVQATYEAMWKGIRAVRPGARLGDVGYAIERHARKHGYSVVRDYCGHGIGREMHELPQVLHWGRPQTGMVLREGMTFTIEPMLNQGRHAVRTEDDGWTVVTCDGQLSAQFEHTVAVTRNGVKVLTLRPGESPLN, via the coding sequence ATGATCAAGCGGCCGGAGGAAATCGCGCTGATGGCCGAGTCGGGCCGGCTGCTGGCCGGGGTGTTCGCCCATCTGGACAGCCTGAGCCTGATCGGCATGTCGACCATGCAGGTCAACGACCTGGTCGACCGCTTCATCGTGGAGTCGCTCGGCGCGCGTCCGGCCAGCAAGGGCCAGTACGGCTATGCCTACGCCTTGAACGCATCGCGCAACCATGTCGTCTGCCACGGGGTGCCGTCCGATACCGAGATTTTGCACAGCGGCGACATCGTCAACCTCGACATCACGCTCGAGAAGAACGGCTACATCGCCGACTCCAGCAAGACCTACCTGGTCGGCCAGGTGGCGGCGCCGGCCAGGCGATTGGTGCAGGCGACCTACGAAGCGATGTGGAAGGGCATCCGGGCCGTGCGTCCCGGCGCCCGCCTCGGCGACGTCGGTTACGCCATCGAGCGCCACGCGCGCAAGCACGGCTATTCGGTGGTGCGCGACTACTGCGGCCACGGCATCGGGCGCGAGATGCACGAGTTGCCGCAGGTGCTGCACTGGGGCCGGCCGCAGACGGGCATGGTGCTGCGCGAAGGGATGACCTTCACCATCGAACCGATGCTGAACCAGGGGCGGCACGCCGTGCGCACCGAAGACGATGGCTGGACGGTGGTTACCTGCGACGGCCAGTTGTCGGCGCAGTTCGAGCACACGGTCGCCGTGACCCGGAACGGGGTGAAGGTGCTGACCCTGCGTCCCGGAGAAAGCCCGCTGAACTGA
- a CDS encoding response regulator — translation MSSAATSADTLYEHAPCGLLLADADGLLLRANDTACGWLGFTLPELAGIVRIQDLMTVGARLFHHTHCIPVLQVRGSVAELQIDLRHRDGTRLPMLVNIVRRHEGSQVVDQWALFMATERQSYERELRNARKAAEEALEARRGAELQLQAVNAALSAADRRKDEFLATLSHELRNPLAPLCSALEVMRHTELAAGANARLLGVFDRQLQHLTHLVDDLMEVSRITQDKMELRRETVDLAQLARAAVCDTAGLMEQAHHHLEVALPAHPVTVDADPTRINQVVVNLLTNAAKYTPDGGRILLSLGSEDGMARLSVRDNGIGLPRHALATVFDMFSQLEPALERSRGGLGIGLSLVRGIVELHGGNICADSEGEGKGSCFTVRLPLTQAAVAAAPEAAPAPAAARILVVDDNADAAEMLLMALELFGCEVRAAHSAGAALALAQEFAPEVALLDIGLPDLNGYELARRLRATAAGQNMRLIAATGWGQEKDRQRAFDAGFDHHLTKPIDFERLRSVLAPPDAA, via the coding sequence ATGAGCAGCGCCGCGACCTCCGCCGATACGCTGTACGAGCACGCACCCTGCGGCCTGCTGCTGGCCGACGCCGACGGCCTGCTGCTGCGCGCCAACGACACCGCCTGCGGCTGGCTCGGCTTCACGCTGCCCGAACTGGCCGGCATCGTGCGCATCCAGGACCTGATGACCGTCGGCGCGCGCCTGTTCCACCACACCCACTGCATCCCGGTGCTGCAGGTGCGCGGCTCGGTGGCCGAACTGCAGATCGACCTGCGCCACCGCGACGGCACGCGCCTGCCGATGCTGGTCAATATCGTGCGCCGACACGAGGGAAGCCAGGTCGTCGACCAGTGGGCCCTGTTCATGGCCACCGAGCGCCAGTCCTACGAGCGCGAACTGCGCAACGCGCGCAAGGCGGCCGAGGAAGCGCTCGAGGCGCGCCGCGGCGCCGAACTGCAGCTGCAGGCCGTGAACGCCGCGCTGTCGGCGGCCGACCGGCGCAAGGACGAGTTCCTGGCCACCCTGTCGCACGAGCTGCGCAATCCGCTGGCGCCGCTGTGCAGCGCGCTCGAGGTGATGCGGCATACCGAGCTCGCCGCGGGCGCCAACGCGCGCCTGCTGGGCGTGTTCGACCGCCAGCTGCAGCACCTGACCCACCTGGTCGACGACCTGATGGAAGTCTCGCGCATCACCCAGGACAAGATGGAGCTGCGGCGCGAAACGGTCGACCTGGCCCAGCTGGCGCGCGCCGCCGTGTGCGACACCGCCGGCCTGATGGAGCAGGCGCACCACCACCTGGAGGTCGCGCTCCCCGCCCACCCGGTCACGGTCGACGCCGATCCCACCCGCATCAACCAGGTGGTGGTCAACCTGCTCACCAATGCCGCCAAGTACACGCCGGACGGCGGCCGCATCCTGCTGTCGCTCGGCAGTGAAGACGGCATGGCGCGGCTGTCCGTGCGCGACAACGGCATCGGCCTGCCGCGCCACGCCCTGGCCACGGTATTCGACATGTTCTCGCAGCTGGAGCCGGCCCTGGAACGCTCGCGCGGCGGACTCGGCATCGGGCTGTCGCTGGTGCGCGGCATCGTCGAACTGCACGGCGGCAACATCTGCGCCGACAGCGAGGGCGAAGGCAAGGGCAGCTGCTTCACGGTGCGCCTGCCGCTGACCCAGGCAGCGGTGGCGGCCGCGCCGGAAGCGGCGCCGGCGCCGGCCGCGGCGCGCATCCTGGTGGTGGACGACAACGCCGACGCCGCCGAGATGCTCCTGATGGCGCTGGAACTGTTCGGCTGCGAAGTACGCGCCGCCCACAGCGCCGGCGCGGCGCTGGCGCTGGCGCAGGAATTCGCCCCGGAAGTGGCCCTGCTCGACATCGGCCTGCCCGACCTCAACGGCTACGAGCTGGCGCGGCGCCTGCGCGCGACGGCCGCCGGCCAGAACATGCGCCTGATCGCCGCCACCGGCTGGGGCCAGGAAAAAGACCGCCAGCGCGCTTTCGACGCCGGCTTCGATCATCACCTCACCAAGCCGATCGATTTCGAGCGGCTGCGCAGCGTGCTGGCGCCGCCCGATGCTGCCTGA
- a CDS encoding alpha/beta hydrolase: MSVQIRSNVRVTGQGGATMVFSHGFGCDQTMWRFLAPAFEDRFRVISYDLVGSGGSDLSAYDRLRYASLHGYAEDLLEIIDACATGPVILVGHSVSAMIGMLATIKAPGRFVAQVMVAPSACYINDMGKHPAYVGGFERGDIDELLETMEANYLGWSSSLAPAIMGAPGRPTLRAELTDSFCRNDPDIAKHFARVTFLSDHRADVPHSRTPALILQCSEDLIAPRSAGDYLLRHLPRAELHVIDNIGHCPHMSAPTASSRAIDAFLSTTMATTLERA, encoded by the coding sequence ATGTCCGTGCAAATCCGCAGCAACGTGCGTGTTACGGGTCAGGGCGGGGCCACCATGGTGTTTTCCCATGGCTTCGGCTGCGACCAGACCATGTGGCGCTTCCTGGCGCCGGCTTTCGAAGACCGTTTCCGCGTCATCAGCTACGACCTGGTCGGCAGCGGCGGCTCCGACCTGTCCGCCTACGACCGCCTGCGCTACGCCAGCCTGCATGGCTATGCCGAAGACCTGCTCGAGATCATCGATGCCTGCGCGACCGGGCCGGTGATCCTGGTGGGCCATTCGGTGAGCGCCATGATCGGCATGCTGGCCACCATCAAGGCGCCGGGGCGCTTCGTGGCCCAGGTGATGGTGGCGCCGTCGGCCTGCTACATCAACGACATGGGCAAGCATCCCGCCTACGTGGGCGGCTTCGAGCGCGGCGACATCGACGAACTGCTCGAGACCATGGAAGCGAACTACCTCGGCTGGTCGAGCAGCCTGGCGCCCGCGATCATGGGCGCGCCCGGACGCCCCACCCTGCGCGCGGAACTCACCGACAGCTTCTGCCGCAACGATCCCGACATCGCCAAGCATTTCGCGCGCGTCACCTTCCTGTCCGACCACCGCGCCGACGTGCCGCACTCGCGCACCCCGGCCCTGATCCTGCAATGCAGCGAGGACCTGATCGCGCCGCGCAGCGCCGGCGACTACCTGCTGCGCCACCTGCCCCGGGCCGAGCTCCATGTGATCGACAATATCGGGCACTGCCCGCACATGAGCGCCCCCACCGCCAGCTCGCGCGCGATCGACGCGTTCTTGTCCACGACCATGGCCACGACCCTGGAACGAGCATGA